Proteins from a genomic interval of Candidatus Neomarinimicrobiota bacterium:
- the radA gene encoding DNA repair protein RadA, producing the protein MAKKRTIVYSCTECGAQFPKWQGRCTECGTWNSLVEETKSDRKKRSGQVKTKPPINIKKIKSNPLNRIPTGIGEFNRVVGGGLIPGSVVLLGGHPGIGKSTIMLQILGEVAEGTESTVCYFSGEESETQIGVRADRLGIDSDRVLISNENNVEGILSVLDDEKPIVAVVDSIQTAYTDEVDSLPGNVSQVRESAALLQQYAKEQHCVMVLVGHITKEGRIAGPKMLEHLVDTVLYLEGDNHHFYRILRSVKNRFGATNEVGIFEMTERGMQPVGNPSDMFLQERNEHIPGSVVVPSMEGTRPFLVELQALASQANYGTPQKNATGVDIRRLSLLLAVLEKRVGMHIGTNDIFVNLVGGLQVEEPAIDMGIITAVASSFREIPVDGKTLLIGEVGLGGEVRSVSHIDARIQEGKRMGFERVILPWHNKKDTQNFSGIKVERVRTVQDAFEILW; encoded by the coding sequence ATGGCAAAAAAACGTACCATAGTATACTCTTGTACAGAATGCGGGGCCCAGTTTCCCAAATGGCAGGGACGATGCACCGAGTGCGGTACCTGGAACTCTTTGGTGGAAGAGACGAAGTCCGATCGGAAGAAGCGATCCGGGCAGGTAAAGACCAAACCGCCGATAAATATTAAAAAGATAAAGTCCAATCCGTTAAACCGGATCCCGACTGGCATAGGCGAATTTAACCGCGTGGTCGGTGGAGGACTCATTCCCGGCAGTGTGGTGTTGCTGGGCGGGCATCCCGGTATCGGCAAGTCGACGATTATGTTGCAGATTCTTGGGGAAGTCGCTGAAGGAACGGAATCCACTGTTTGCTATTTTTCCGGGGAAGAGTCCGAAACCCAGATCGGTGTGAGGGCTGACAGACTCGGAATTGACTCCGATCGGGTTCTCATTAGTAACGAGAATAATGTTGAGGGTATCCTTTCGGTACTGGATGACGAAAAACCTATTGTTGCGGTGGTGGATTCCATTCAGACGGCGTACACGGATGAAGTCGACAGTCTCCCGGGGAACGTGAGCCAGGTGCGGGAGTCGGCCGCGCTCCTCCAGCAGTATGCGAAGGAACAGCATTGTGTGATGGTGCTGGTTGGACATATTACCAAGGAAGGGCGTATCGCCGGACCCAAAATGCTGGAGCACCTCGTTGATACTGTCCTGTACCTGGAAGGGGACAACCATCACTTTTATCGTATCCTGCGTTCGGTGAAGAACCGGTTCGGCGCCACCAACGAGGTGGGCATCTTCGAGATGACCGAGCGCGGCATGCAGCCGGTGGGCAACCCATCGGACATGTTCCTCCAGGAGCGGAACGAACACATTCCCGGATCGGTGGTCGTCCCCAGTATGGAGGGGACCCGCCCATTCTTAGTTGAACTCCAGGCGCTGGCCTCCCAGGCGAATTACGGAACGCCGCAGAAAAACGCTACCGGTGTGGATATCCGCAGGCTTTCGCTCCTCCTCGCTGTACTGGAAAAACGGGTCGGCATGCACATCGGCACCAATGATATTTTCGTGAATCTCGTCGGAGGACTCCAGGTAGAGGAACCGGCGATTGATATGGGAATCATCACTGCTGTGGCGTCCAGTTTCCGGGAAATTCCGGTAGACGGTAAGACACTGCTTATCGGCGAAGTTGGTCTGGGGGGTGAGGTGCGTTCGGTCTCTCACATCGACGCACGAATCCAGGAGGGTAAGCGCATGGGATTCGAACGGGTTATCCTCCCCTGGCATAATAAAAAGGACACTCAGAACTTCTCGGGAATAAAGGTCGAGCGCGTCCGGACAGTGCAGGATGCGTTTGAAATT
- a CDS encoding ABC transporter permease, with translation MQIGVRSLPLVTVVSIFAGAVSAWQAAYQLAGLMPLDFLGSAAGKAVLLEMGPVLTGLVIAGRNGASIAAEIGTMRVSEQVDALESMAIDPVRYLAMPRVLAATIMLPIVIVFADAIAMGGAFAVANLVYNQGANVFFGAFRQYFVVVDIVVSLVKGLVFGFTTSLIGVHVGLATFGGAKGVGNAAIRSFVYSSAVILINDFLIAMIIL, from the coding sequence ATGCAGATCGGGGTCAGGTCTTTACCATTGGTAACGGTCGTCTCCATCTTTGCCGGTGCGGTTTCAGCCTGGCAGGCGGCCTATCAGCTAGCCGGATTGATGCCGCTGGATTTTCTGGGTTCCGCAGCAGGGAAAGCTGTACTGCTGGAAATGGGCCCGGTGTTAACCGGACTCGTTATTGCCGGGAGAAATGGGGCATCAATCGCGGCCGAAATTGGGACCATGCGTGTATCCGAACAGGTGGACGCACTGGAGAGTATGGCCATTGATCCGGTGCGGTATCTGGCCATGCCACGGGTGTTAGCGGCGACGATCATGCTCCCGATAGTTATTGTGTTTGCAGATGCTATTGCTATGGGGGGCGCTTTTGCAGTGGCAAATTTGGTCTATAACCAGGGAGCCAATGTCTTCTTTGGCGCATTCCGGCAGTATTTTGTAGTCGTGGATATCGTGGTGAGTTTAGTTAAGGGGCTGGTTTTTGGCTTTACCACATCACTGATTGGTGTTCATGTCGGCTTGGCGACCTTTGGCGGTGCGAAAGGTGTTGGGAACGCAGCTATTCGTTCCTTTGTCTATTCTTCAGCGGTCATCCTGATTAATGACTTCCTGATTGCGATGATTATTTTGTGA
- a CDS encoding biopolymer transporter Tol produces MKKQIYLHTIIGLAITIATFFVCTPAMGQSFGQNKVQYKDFEWSFIRSDNFEVYFYPGHRDLAVFTAETAEKALQQISKELDWKLTERISIIVYASHNDFQQTNVTLSYLPEGVGGFTELFKNRIVVPYEGDYEQFRHVIHHELVHGVINDFLYGGSIQSIVSGRVTVQLPGWMSEGYPEYSSMYWDTKADMILRDLAVNGQLPRVQQLNGYLSYKGGQAVMKYISDTYGEPKIGELFNQIKRKRSVEAGVKAALGGGFEELSKRWRKYLRKQYWPDIEGRKDVQEISRQLTDHEELKNYYNIAPSISPDGGRIAILSDRDGYADIYIISTQDGEEIKKIVSGNRTPDFEELKWLQSGITWSPDGERIALTSKAGDRDALHIINVETEEKKSYTLRVPNLFTADWSPDGKKMALVGHDNAQSDIYVYDLQSKELTNITNDLYSDTEPKWSPDGSKIAFVSDRNGRAQTPNEPMDEFNYTNKDVYVYSIEDQSIERITDSPGDENYPVWSHTDNKVAYTSDESGVYNIYIHDMDSGEQYAITNILTGIQQLTWSSDDSRLIFSGYREGGWDVYTLTNPLEIEPGSVTPPLTNFRKRQNEEKMPQIFSKPTVNAADLAAFSVDEDEKGTRKTARAEGREYSKYVFAPGYDWQASSPDSAEEAAFRDTLTSKNDSGEYVEHDYKTRFTLDLINSQAAYNTFFGFQGSTVFMFSDILGNHRFELATDLFIDLQNSSYYLTYYYLKKQTNYGLTLFNFPNFFRDYYSPIIYRYRNYGTVGSVSRPFSKFTRIDFDAMYYNVEMQTLQIPPDHPLYRNELIQTIIPSVSFVYDNSIFGYTGPHDGTRFNLSYSQSPRYNENSLEYQTVEFDFRKYWMINREYSAAFRLTGGASEGENAQRFFMGGVPNWFNRDFRNDLTTYVQDPENIYFSKFIMPVRGARYYERAGTRYALLNAEFRFPFIQYFMMRFPLPVFFQNIRGNFFWDSGVTWFNDDLSFMKVNDLGQHVFDDLVAGYGYGFRINMGYFLLKIDVAWAIDSFHIFGSASSPKYYFSLGTDF; encoded by the coding sequence ATGAAAAAACAAATTTATCTCCATACAATAATTGGTTTAGCAATTACGATCGCCACGTTTTTTGTTTGCACGCCGGCGATGGGCCAGTCATTTGGCCAAAATAAAGTCCAGTACAAAGACTTTGAATGGTCGTTTATCCGCTCGGATAATTTTGAGGTCTACTTCTATCCGGGGCATCGGGATCTGGCAGTATTTACAGCGGAAACCGCCGAAAAGGCGCTTCAGCAGATCAGTAAAGAGCTGGATTGGAAACTTACCGAGCGGATTTCCATTATTGTCTACGCTTCCCACAATGATTTTCAGCAGACGAACGTCACACTCTCCTATCTGCCGGAAGGTGTCGGTGGGTTTACGGAGCTGTTTAAAAACCGGATCGTCGTTCCGTATGAAGGGGACTACGAACAGTTCCGGCATGTTATTCACCATGAGTTGGTCCACGGTGTAATAAATGATTTTCTGTATGGTGGCTCAATTCAGTCCATCGTCAGCGGGCGCGTGACCGTCCAGCTGCCGGGATGGATGTCCGAAGGGTATCCGGAATATTCTTCCATGTATTGGGATACGAAAGCGGATATGATTCTGCGGGATCTGGCAGTTAACGGCCAGCTGCCCCGGGTGCAGCAATTGAACGGCTACCTGTCCTACAAAGGAGGGCAGGCCGTAATGAAGTATATCTCCGATACCTATGGCGAACCGAAAATCGGAGAACTCTTTAACCAGATAAAACGAAAACGCAGCGTCGAAGCCGGCGTGAAAGCCGCACTTGGCGGTGGTTTTGAGGAACTGAGCAAACGCTGGCGGAAATATCTCCGGAAGCAGTACTGGCCGGATATCGAGGGCCGAAAAGACGTGCAGGAAATTTCCCGCCAACTGACCGATCACGAAGAATTGAAAAATTACTATAATATCGCCCCGTCAATCTCCCCTGACGGAGGACGGATTGCGATACTGTCCGATCGGGACGGATATGCCGATATCTATATAATCTCTACCCAGGACGGGGAAGAGATTAAGAAGATTGTCTCCGGCAACCGAACGCCGGACTTTGAGGAACTCAAGTGGCTCCAGTCGGGAATTACGTGGTCACCGGATGGAGAACGCATTGCTTTGACGAGCAAGGCGGGCGACCGGGACGCGCTCCACATAATTAATGTTGAGACAGAAGAGAAAAAATCATATACCCTTCGGGTCCCCAATCTTTTTACGGCGGATTGGTCGCCGGACGGCAAAAAAATGGCGCTGGTTGGCCATGATAACGCCCAGAGCGATATTTATGTATACGACTTACAATCCAAAGAACTCACGAATATTACCAATGATCTCTATTCGGATACTGAACCCAAGTGGAGTCCGGACGGCTCAAAAATAGCGTTCGTTTCCGACCGGAACGGCCGGGCACAGACCCCGAATGAACCGATGGATGAATTTAATTATACGAATAAAGACGTATATGTCTACTCGATCGAGGATCAATCCATTGAGCGAATTACGGATTCCCCGGGAGATGAAAATTATCCTGTCTGGTCCCATACGGATAATAAAGTTGCCTACACCTCTGATGAATCGGGCGTCTATAATATTTACATCCACGATATGGACTCCGGTGAGCAGTATGCGATAACGAACATACTTACCGGGATTCAACAGTTGACCTGGTCCTCGGATGACTCCCGCCTGATATTTTCCGGCTATCGGGAAGGCGGCTGGGATGTGTATACGCTGACGAATCCGCTGGAAATTGAACCGGGTTCCGTTACCCCACCACTTACAAATTTTCGCAAGCGGCAAAATGAAGAAAAAATGCCGCAGATCTTCTCAAAACCGACGGTAAACGCTGCCGATTTGGCTGCCTTCTCCGTGGATGAAGACGAGAAAGGTACCCGGAAAACCGCCCGGGCCGAGGGGCGCGAATATTCCAAATACGTCTTTGCGCCGGGATATGACTGGCAGGCGTCCTCACCGGACTCGGCAGAGGAAGCGGCGTTTCGGGATACCCTTACCTCTAAAAATGACAGCGGTGAATACGTAGAACATGATTATAAAACGCGTTTTACCCTGGATTTGATCAACAGCCAGGCAGCGTATAACACCTTCTTCGGATTTCAGGGCAGCACGGTCTTTATGTTTAGCGATATTCTCGGAAATCACCGGTTTGAACTGGCAACGGATCTGTTCATTGATCTGCAGAACAGCAGTTATTATCTGACCTATTACTACCTCAAGAAACAGACCAATTATGGGTTGACACTGTTCAACTTTCCCAACTTCTTCAGGGATTATTATAGCCCCATAATCTATCGATACCGAAACTATGGTACGGTCGGGAGCGTCTCCAGGCCGTTCTCCAAGTTTACCCGTATCGATTTTGACGCAATGTATTATAACGTGGAAATGCAGACTCTGCAGATTCCGCCGGACCATCCGTTATATCGGAATGAACTTATTCAGACTATCATCCCCTCAGTTTCGTTCGTCTATGACAACTCGATATTTGGGTACACCGGCCCGCACGATGGCACCCGGTTCAATCTCTCATATTCACAAAGCCCCAGGTACAATGAAAATAGCCTGGAGTACCAGACGGTCGAATTTGATTTCCGGAAATATTGGATGATTAACCGGGAATACAGCGCAGCGTTTCGTCTGACTGGCGGCGCTAGCGAAGGGGAAAATGCCCAGCGATTTTTTATGGGTGGGGTGCCGAACTGGTTTAACCGGGATTTCCGTAATGACCTGACAACTTACGTTCAAGATCCGGAAAACATCTACTTCTCCAAATTTATTATGCCGGTTCGGGGGGCCCGTTATTACGAACGAGCCGGCACCCGATACGCACTATTGAATGCTGAATTCCGTTTTCCGTTTATACAGTATTTTATGATGCGATTCCCACTGCCGGTCTTTTTCCAGAATATCCGCGGGAATTTCTTCTGGGATAGCGGAGTCACGTGGTTTAACGATGACCTGAGTTTTATGAAAGTTAATGATCTCGGTCAGCATGTCTTCGATGACCTGGTAGCCGGATACGGCTATGGATTCCGGATAAATATGGGCTATTTCCTGTTAAAAATTGATGTGGCCTGGGCTATTGACAGTTTTCACATCTTTGGAAGCGCGTCATCGCCGAAATACTACTTTTCACTTGGAACGGACTTTTAA
- a CDS encoding UDP-2,3-diacylglucosamine diphosphatase, whose protein sequence is MANALYFISDLHFHVDPTPQDQEKLHQLRRLAERMFDDAAQLFIVGDLYDFWFEYKYAIPRHHLEVIEIIRELVRAGIEVHYLSGNHDYWIGEFWEEQVGVYIHPEPMELEFGDKRLWICHGDGVLADDKGYRFLKKILRHPLAIRLFRLLHPDWGFRLAKHVSSTSRKYNKFDLERNRNLLRRVYHEYVKTVFAEGYDYVVMGHLHHPHIHTEQGQTFVNLGDWLRFYSFGYFDGHEFTLNYLLKD, encoded by the coding sequence ATGGCCAACGCACTGTATTTTATTTCGGATTTACATTTTCACGTCGATCCCACCCCACAGGATCAAGAGAAACTCCACCAGCTGCGTCGATTAGCCGAGCGGATGTTCGATGACGCAGCCCAACTGTTTATCGTCGGTGATCTTTATGATTTTTGGTTCGAGTACAAATACGCAATCCCGCGACATCACCTTGAGGTGATAGAAATAATCCGGGAGCTGGTGAGGGCCGGTATCGAAGTGCACTATCTCTCCGGAAATCACGATTATTGGATCGGCGAATTCTGGGAAGAGCAGGTTGGCGTTTACATCCACCCCGAGCCCATGGAACTGGAATTCGGAGACAAGCGGCTCTGGATTTGTCACGGTGATGGAGTCCTGGCTGACGATAAAGGATACCGTTTTCTCAAGAAAATACTCCGGCACCCGTTAGCAATTCGCCTGTTCCGACTCCTGCATCCGGACTGGGGATTTCGGCTGGCCAAACACGTCTCTTCCACTTCCCGCAAATACAATAAATTTGACCTTGAACGAAACCGTAATCTGCTGCGCCGGGTCTATCACGAATACGTCAAAACCGTTTTTGCTGAGGGATACGACTATGTTGTCATGGGCCATTTACACCATCCCCATATCCACACCGAACAGGGGCAGACATTTGTCAATCTCGGCGACTGGCTTCGGTTTTACAGCTTCGGGTATTTTGACGGACATGAATTTACCCTCAATTATCTGTTGAAGGACTAA
- a CDS encoding cold-shock protein: protein MAERETGTVKWFNNSKGFGFIVRDQGGDVFVHFSEIQGDGFRSLEEGQKVEFTVTEGEKGPQAQEVTLV from the coding sequence ATGGCAGAGCGAGAAACTGGCACTGTCAAGTGGTTTAATAACTCGAAGGGTTTTGGTTTTATCGTTCGGGACCAGGGTGGCGACGTATTCGTACACTTCAGCGAAATTCAGGGTGATGGTTTCCGTTCCCTGGAAGAAGGCCAAAAGGTGGAATTTACAGTAACCGAGGGCGAAAAAGGCCCGCAGGCCCAGGAAGTAACACTCGTCTGA